One window of Bdellovibrionales bacterium genomic DNA carries:
- a CDS encoding phosphoenolpyruvate carboxykinase (ATP), whose translation MSLVNDPIQFKVTHKIDGWDIRPPKEAPVSAEDLLLSNSEVHTQIYKNASKSFLMQKAISMQQAELGPHGELVVLTGSHTGRAADDKYVVHTEHTENKIWWENNIKPMGEEIFETLYRDVHNYLHRLPELFSTTRSIGKANHFALNIDFVSEMPHAALFTEYMFKSKQVFAHDNFKILHAPFFELDPFKYGTRSDTVIATSFEHKCVVIVGTKYAGEIKKSMFSVMNFLAPEEGILPMHAGANMNRHGETFAFFGLSGTGKTTLSHDEDTLLIGDDEHGLSNRGLFNFEGGCYAKTIRLSQDHEPDIYKASTQFSSLLENVKLDVESNEIDFYDATITENGRASYPLEFVHRRVPTGEGLIPKNIFFLSADAFGVLPPVARLSLQQAVDFFILGYTAKVAGTEIGVKEPKATFSPCFGAPFMLRHPMEYAKLFAEYAEKNQIQIWLINTGWSGGAAGKGQRFPIPVTREIIRAIQNHELDSADFYEEPFFGLKIPTKVRDLSAKILNPIKAWSSEEQYQKVAHTLKESFNNQLAKFRH comes from the coding sequence ATGTCTTTAGTTAATGATCCGATTCAATTTAAAGTGACTCACAAAATCGACGGCTGGGATATTCGCCCGCCAAAGGAAGCACCGGTTTCGGCCGAAGACCTTTTGCTGTCTAACTCCGAGGTGCATACTCAGATATACAAGAACGCTTCGAAAAGCTTTTTGATGCAAAAAGCGATTTCCATGCAGCAAGCGGAACTCGGCCCGCATGGTGAACTCGTCGTTCTGACCGGCTCCCATACGGGTCGCGCTGCGGATGACAAGTACGTCGTCCACACTGAGCACACTGAAAATAAAATCTGGTGGGAAAATAATATTAAACCCATGGGCGAAGAGATCTTTGAGACTCTCTACCGCGATGTCCATAATTATCTCCATAGATTGCCGGAGCTGTTCTCGACCACCCGCTCAATCGGAAAAGCCAATCACTTTGCTTTGAACATTGATTTCGTCTCTGAAATGCCCCACGCAGCTCTGTTCACAGAATATATGTTTAAGAGCAAGCAAGTCTTTGCTCACGATAACTTTAAAATCCTGCATGCGCCGTTCTTTGAGCTCGATCCTTTTAAATACGGAACACGCTCAGACACTGTGATCGCCACTTCCTTTGAACATAAATGTGTGGTGATTGTCGGCACGAAATACGCCGGAGAAATCAAAAAAAGCATGTTCTCGGTGATGAATTTCCTGGCTCCGGAAGAAGGCATTTTGCCGATGCACGCGGGAGCCAATATGAATCGTCATGGCGAAACTTTTGCTTTCTTTGGCCTCTCTGGAACCGGCAAAACCACTTTGTCTCACGATGAAGATACTTTACTGATTGGTGATGATGAACACGGGCTTTCTAACCGTGGCCTTTTCAACTTTGAAGGCGGTTGCTATGCAAAGACGATTCGTCTCAGTCAGGATCATGAGCCTGACATCTACAAAGCCTCCACCCAGTTTTCGTCTTTGCTTGAAAATGTGAAATTGGATGTCGAGTCGAATGAAATCGACTTTTATGATGCCACGATCACTGAAAACGGCCGTGCCAGTTATCCTCTAGAGTTTGTTCATCGCCGCGTTCCTACCGGCGAAGGCTTAATTCCTAAGAATATCTTTTTCTTAAGTGCTGATGCCTTTGGTGTGCTTCCACCTGTTGCACGCTTAAGCCTGCAGCAAGCCGTCGACTTTTTTATTCTCGGCTACACCGCAAAAGTTGCGGGCACTGAAATTGGCGTCAAAGAGCCAAAGGCCACTTTCTCGCCGTGCTTTGGCGCTCCGTTTATGCTGAGACACCCGATGGAATATGCAAAGCTCTTTGCCGAATATGCTGAAAAGAACCAGATTCAGATCTGGTTGATCAACACCGGCTGGAGCGGCGGCGCCGCCGGCAAAGGCCAGCGCTTCCCGATTCCGGTCACGCGTGAAATCATCCGCGCCATTCAGAATCACGAACTCGATTCCGCCGACTTCTACGAAGAGCCGTTCTTTGGTTTAAAGATTCCAACAAAGGTGCGCGACCTCAGCGCCAAGATCCTCAATCCGATCAAAGCCTGGAGCTCCGAAGAGCAGTACCAAAAAGTCGCCCACACTCTCAAAGAAAGCTTTAACAACCAGCTGGCAAAGTTCCGCCACTAA
- a CDS encoding PD-(D/E)XK nuclease family protein yields the protein MLKIVQISSPSQIEELFASFNPQTQSWVVSDLRTKLEMQKLLIARQGYFLDSAVLRASDLWKQLLKRLSPDLRIVSKDFARSLLRSFVDQNSEAFQINSTSEKSLFNYMTQLAPLALAADSDEQISKWFEDHPEISLRWQSWYLLARIALRWMIHEKKVIIADWIPSYLQEIDGLETAWDHDLIVDLGSEVSTVEAEVFQRLSHKQEVLVIEPRPVWHEEFKYLLQPYEYLRPQAAKVEVLKPLGGAPAPVETLRLSGMLAEVKNTCSQIRTWLAAGVKPAQIAVIAPDIEMYWPVMSSYLEQEGIPFQKDLSVKLQSLPALQQWIATLRAQTSRVTSADLEVSFYARPEAQMLRYEEFVALFKAIYGEEDLAREEKVYKLYHGIDDLSKTLSRDQFLAQALKSWQRGEKQTDMLIVVLREVFQNAAAKIELSYKEWMTYLENILANKEMKAVNGSAEGIVVTQLMSAQSYKMSYKIFLGLCDENLKNRERSHILGADLNRLALDLGFYLEHPDHSFKEFQLRWLAEAPGEKNLYCFGLADFSGGLLSPSNFWMSLKPAEAIALPGATRWDALQCAQDEKILDLRGRTTSEKELFNTRLEIDRGRMSIPSLELKQTPSLSASQIERYLQCPFVFASQKIFKLQDHPDLDLDEDARSKGTLAHALFEKLTYPEFRGDLDDAQIDQVLEELKADNKVTLADPRLWTSMKRRYLALAKRFLQFEKEWRREFPDTVTLAAEKAFEFYFNPQNGEVHREAKEGTLKFSGKIDRIDRHRSTDHHVVIDYKSSHAAYKNHSAWLENQELQLLFYMWALEKEMLEEVSGEVVGAFYYSFKDFHREKGFQLEEHAGPLFRPAGRKGVKASGEDKKELLTKFEQIILEVVVKIQKGEIEPRPFDVKTCQSCEWSVLCRAPHLN from the coding sequence ATGTTGAAGATCGTCCAGATTTCCTCACCTTCGCAAATCGAAGAACTTTTTGCTTCGTTCAATCCTCAGACCCAATCTTGGGTGGTGTCGGATCTTCGTACAAAACTCGAAATGCAAAAACTGCTCATCGCGCGCCAAGGTTATTTTTTGGACAGCGCCGTTTTGCGTGCGAGCGATCTGTGGAAGCAGTTGCTGAAGCGACTTTCACCGGACCTGCGTATTGTCTCGAAAGACTTTGCGCGCTCATTGCTACGCTCTTTTGTTGATCAAAACAGCGAGGCTTTCCAAATTAACTCCACATCCGAGAAGAGCTTGTTTAACTACATGACTCAGCTGGCGCCATTGGCATTGGCGGCGGATTCTGATGAGCAGATTTCAAAGTGGTTTGAGGATCATCCCGAAATTTCTTTGCGCTGGCAGAGCTGGTACCTCCTTGCCAGAATTGCTCTGCGCTGGATGATTCACGAGAAGAAAGTCATTATTGCCGATTGGATTCCTAGTTACCTGCAAGAGATCGACGGGCTTGAGACCGCTTGGGATCATGATCTGATTGTTGACTTGGGCTCGGAAGTTTCAACGGTTGAGGCCGAAGTCTTTCAGCGTTTAAGCCACAAGCAAGAAGTGCTGGTGATTGAGCCGCGTCCTGTCTGGCATGAAGAATTCAAATATCTTTTGCAGCCTTACGAGTACTTACGACCACAAGCCGCCAAGGTTGAAGTGCTGAAGCCGTTAGGGGGCGCCCCTGCACCGGTAGAAACCCTGCGCCTTTCCGGAATGTTGGCCGAAGTAAAAAACACCTGCAGCCAAATTCGTACTTGGCTTGCCGCCGGAGTAAAGCCCGCACAGATCGCGGTGATTGCTCCGGATATCGAGATGTACTGGCCGGTGATGAGTTCCTATCTTGAGCAAGAAGGAATTCCTTTTCAAAAAGATCTCAGTGTGAAGCTGCAGAGCTTGCCAGCGTTACAGCAGTGGATTGCGACTTTGCGTGCGCAGACTTCGCGGGTGACGTCGGCCGATCTTGAAGTCTCATTTTACGCGCGTCCTGAAGCTCAGATGCTTCGCTATGAGGAATTCGTGGCGCTTTTTAAAGCCATTTATGGCGAAGAAGATCTCGCGCGCGAAGAGAAAGTCTACAAGCTTTATCACGGGATCGATGATCTCAGTAAAACTTTGTCGCGGGATCAGTTCTTAGCTCAAGCTTTAAAATCCTGGCAGCGTGGTGAAAAGCAAACCGATATGTTGATCGTGGTTTTGCGTGAGGTTTTCCAGAACGCCGCTGCAAAGATTGAACTTAGCTATAAAGAGTGGATGACTTACCTCGAAAACATTCTTGCCAATAAAGAGATGAAAGCTGTCAACGGTTCTGCAGAGGGCATAGTTGTCACGCAGCTGATGTCAGCACAATCGTATAAAATGTCTTACAAGATTTTCCTCGGCCTTTGCGATGAGAATCTCAAGAACCGCGAACGTAGCCATATCCTGGGTGCGGATTTGAACCGCTTGGCGTTGGATCTTGGTTTCTATTTGGAGCATCCGGATCATTCGTTTAAGGAGTTCCAATTGCGTTGGCTGGCGGAAGCTCCTGGCGAAAAGAATCTCTACTGCTTTGGCTTGGCGGATTTTTCCGGCGGCCTGTTGTCACCCTCGAATTTCTGGATGAGCTTGAAGCCCGCTGAAGCGATCGCTCTTCCAGGCGCCACTCGCTGGGATGCCCTTCAATGCGCGCAGGACGAAAAGATTTTGGATCTCCGTGGCCGCACCACCAGCGAAAAAGAGCTCTTTAATACACGCCTCGAGATCGACCGCGGCCGTATGTCGATTCCAAGTTTAGAACTCAAGCAAACTCCAAGTTTGTCGGCTTCGCAGATTGAACGTTATTTGCAATGTCCGTTTGTCTTTGCATCACAAAAGATTTTTAAGCTCCAAGATCATCCGGATCTGGATCTCGATGAAGATGCGCGCAGCAAGGGGACTCTGGCCCATGCACTCTTTGAGAAACTGACTTACCCGGAATTCCGTGGCGATTTAGACGATGCGCAGATTGATCAGGTCCTTGAGGAGCTGAAAGCGGATAATAAAGTGACGCTGGCAGATCCACGTTTATGGACGTCGATGAAGCGCCGGTATCTGGCATTGGCAAAACGATTCCTGCAGTTCGAAAAAGAATGGCGCCGTGAGTTCCCGGACACGGTGACTCTGGCTGCTGAGAAGGCGTTTGAATTTTATTTCAACCCACAAAACGGCGAAGTTCATCGCGAAGCCAAAGAAGGCACGCTCAAGTTTTCAGGCAAGATCGACCGGATTGACCGCCATCGCTCGACAGACCATCACGTCGTCATTGATTACAAATCGAGCCACGCGGCTTATAAAAATCATTCGGCCTGGCTTGAGAACCAAGAGCTGCAGTTGCTGTTTTATATGTGGGCGCTGGAAAAGGAAATGCTCGAGGAAGTCAGTGGTGAAGTGGTCGGAGCTTTCTATTACAGTTTTAAAGATTTCCACCGCGAAAAAGGTTTCCAGCTCGAGGAGCATGCGGGGCCTTTGTTCAGACCCGCAGGCCGTAAAGGTGTCAAAGCCTCAGGCGAAGACAAGAAAGAGCTCCTCACCAAGTTTGAGCAGATCATTCTTGAAGTCGTCGTTAAAATCCAGAAAGGCGAAATTGAACCGCGTCCTTTCGATGTTAAAACATGTCAGTCTTGTGAATGGAGTGTGCTGTGCCGGGCGCCGCATCTGAATTAA
- a CDS encoding UvrD-helicase domain-containing protein has product MPGAASELRDIILRAGAGAGKTTTLTHLFLNYASDFKQKNQRFPRIVVTTFTRKATQELKERLLLLALEQKREDLFHYITNKSQVQISTIHGVLSLFLGRYGNKIGLSSDFKLLSGPQEVLVRRKILRRLILSEPEYESLLESYSFRQLEGALQKHYENSFLYKNFRYIRKEEFAQDLQKHLAELEALRKECSQQILAETQQASWVKYAEGLQRFSLRVEVAKAPEAILAIKNFFADNPRKPSLSAKSPAVSTETGDMLASLVEALKDLLDSPEYMPSYWEEHEKKNEIFHKLAENFTKDLFETKMTSGSITMGDLELLSLKLVNESPEACQSFASEWDYWMIDEYQDTSPIQVALLKAMVGDRKSFVVGDPQQSIYLFRGARSEVFQEKMLQVHESGGEVQEKLVNYRSIPRLLHFINYYFLKSSDQFAAMEPAPGKELGDVQSPVAQLRLIEKAEALSGLSEETQAALERIQELMANGVDAEKICVLSRTRSALESLAKAAEAYGVPVQIHVAGGYFARREVKDALAFLKFLVNPHDNVNFLSCLRSPWLPIKDQDILSYCHSNAFSFWSQALKVVPESETRHPVNVMKKYLQMSQGLGFSFVLRRMLVELGLLDFAQKLDPTGRREANLWKLISNLFEQERSPGFNFLDFLAGLQESPDLESGGEDSDATPVIAPKRVNLMTIHASKGLQFEQVILLGMTSKPRLSQSELFSVDEETGQWSLSLMNEEERKAQPSRLAIRVKEKFNQRELQEHLRVLYVALTRAKDGLTMTWSGKPEKNSWAATCPLQLTTGTHQEKDFAYSILEGSFEPQVQVREELQEQQDPGPWQNENLEITHQTMAVTKLIASEMESASKAQAIPAAVLQKALGKAYRGTEAHRIFESLKYTDAETVIETLDDEELKEAVKFIAATKEIPLLDVIQQGHVEWGFSFQHQDFWIQGQIDLWGKVGADIWIVDYKTGSSDYAATAFDQLKAYTWALHRMGFVQKDSQVHLAVVYPFEKKIKTEKSLDLVQLEASIAARTGSALVAELA; this is encoded by the coding sequence GTGCCGGGCGCCGCATCTGAATTAAGAGATATCATCCTCAGAGCCGGTGCCGGGGCGGGTAAGACCACGACTCTGACGCATTTGTTTTTGAACTATGCTTCGGACTTTAAACAGAAAAACCAGCGTTTTCCACGCATTGTAGTGACGACGTTCACGCGTAAAGCCACGCAGGAATTAAAAGAGCGTTTATTGCTGCTGGCTCTGGAGCAAAAGCGTGAGGATCTGTTTCATTACATCACGAACAAATCCCAAGTGCAGATCTCGACAATCCACGGGGTCTTGAGCCTTTTCTTAGGCCGTTATGGCAATAAGATCGGTCTCAGTTCAGATTTTAAACTCCTCTCGGGACCGCAAGAGGTCCTGGTACGCAGAAAGATTCTTCGCCGCTTGATTCTGTCTGAGCCCGAGTACGAGTCTTTATTAGAAAGCTATAGCTTCCGCCAGCTCGAAGGAGCTTTGCAGAAGCACTACGAAAATTCGTTTTTGTACAAAAACTTCCGCTACATTCGTAAAGAAGAGTTCGCTCAGGATTTACAAAAGCACCTTGCAGAGCTCGAAGCCCTTCGTAAAGAATGCAGCCAGCAAATTCTGGCTGAAACACAGCAGGCCTCGTGGGTGAAATACGCCGAGGGTCTGCAAAGATTTTCACTGCGAGTCGAAGTCGCAAAAGCGCCTGAAGCGATTCTAGCGATTAAAAATTTCTTTGCCGACAATCCACGGAAGCCTTCACTCAGTGCCAAGAGTCCTGCGGTGAGTACCGAGACGGGTGATATGCTGGCAAGCTTGGTTGAAGCCTTAAAAGATCTTTTGGATTCTCCGGAATACATGCCTTCTTATTGGGAAGAGCATGAAAAAAAGAACGAGATCTTCCATAAACTCGCGGAGAATTTCACCAAGGACTTGTTTGAAACGAAAATGACTTCGGGCTCGATCACCATGGGTGATTTGGAGCTTCTATCGCTAAAGCTCGTCAATGAGTCTCCGGAAGCCTGCCAAAGCTTTGCCAGCGAGTGGGATTACTGGATGATCGATGAATACCAGGACACGAGTCCGATTCAGGTGGCTTTGCTGAAAGCAATGGTCGGCGATCGCAAAAGTTTCGTGGTCGGGGATCCTCAGCAGAGTATTTATCTTTTCCGTGGTGCGCGCTCTGAAGTTTTCCAAGAGAAAATGCTTCAAGTTCATGAATCGGGTGGCGAGGTTCAGGAAAAGCTCGTGAACTACCGCTCGATCCCGAGGTTGTTGCATTTCATTAATTATTACTTCTTAAAATCCAGCGATCAGTTTGCCGCCATGGAACCTGCTCCGGGGAAAGAACTCGGAGATGTGCAAAGTCCGGTGGCCCAGCTGCGATTGATTGAAAAGGCCGAAGCCCTTTCAGGTTTGAGTGAGGAAACTCAAGCAGCTCTTGAAAGAATTCAAGAGCTCATGGCGAACGGTGTAGATGCGGAAAAGATCTGCGTTCTTTCGCGCACTCGCAGTGCGCTGGAGTCTTTGGCAAAAGCGGCGGAAGCTTACGGTGTGCCGGTACAGATTCACGTGGCTGGTGGTTACTTTGCCCGCCGTGAAGTGAAGGATGCTTTGGCGTTCTTAAAGTTCCTGGTGAATCCGCATGACAACGTGAACTTCCTGTCTTGCCTGCGTTCGCCATGGTTGCCGATCAAAGATCAGGATATTTTAAGCTATTGCCATAGCAATGCCTTCTCATTCTGGAGTCAGGCTCTCAAGGTCGTGCCTGAATCTGAAACTCGTCATCCAGTGAACGTGATGAAGAAGTACCTGCAAATGTCACAGGGGCTGGGTTTTAGTTTCGTCCTTCGCCGAATGCTGGTGGAACTGGGGCTTCTGGATTTTGCGCAAAAACTCGATCCAACGGGCCGCCGTGAGGCCAATCTTTGGAAGCTTATTTCAAATCTGTTTGAGCAAGAGCGCAGTCCTGGATTTAACTTCCTCGATTTCCTTGCGGGCTTGCAAGAAAGCCCGGACCTGGAATCCGGTGGCGAGGACTCGGATGCGACTCCGGTCATTGCGCCAAAACGCGTGAATCTGATGACCATCCATGCTTCGAAGGGCTTGCAGTTTGAGCAAGTGATTTTGCTGGGCATGACTTCAAAGCCACGTCTAAGTCAGTCCGAACTTTTCTCAGTCGATGAGGAAACCGGGCAATGGTCTTTGTCACTCATGAACGAAGAGGAGCGTAAAGCTCAGCCATCACGCCTTGCCATCCGCGTGAAAGAGAAATTCAATCAGCGCGAATTGCAAGAACACTTGCGCGTTCTTTACGTGGCACTCACTCGGGCCAAAGACGGCCTGACGATGACTTGGTCCGGAAAGCCGGAGAAAAATTCCTGGGCAGCGACCTGTCCGTTGCAATTGACGACCGGCACTCATCAAGAAAAAGATTTTGCTTATTCGATCCTTGAAGGCTCGTTTGAGCCACAAGTTCAAGTGCGCGAAGAGTTGCAAGAACAACAAGATCCCGGTCCATGGCAAAACGAGAATCTTGAAATCACTCATCAAACGATGGCGGTGACAAAGCTGATCGCTTCGGAAATGGAATCGGCTTCAAAGGCGCAAGCAATCCCTGCAGCTGTCTTGCAAAAAGCTCTTGGAAAAGCTTACCGAGGAACCGAAGCGCACAGAATTTTTGAATCACTGAAGTACACCGATGCGGAAACTGTGATTGAAACTCTGGACGATGAAGAGCTCAAAGAGGCGGTGAAGTTTATTGCCGCGACCAAAGAAATTCCGTTGTTAGATGTGATCCAGCAGGGGCATGTGGAATGGGGATTCAGCTTTCAGCATCAAGATTTCTGGATTCAAGGGCAGATCGACTTGTGGGGAAAAGTCGGTGCAGATATCTGGATTGTTGATTATAAAACCGGCTCCAGCGATTACGCCGCGACGGCCTTTGATCAGCTGAAAGCCTATACGTGGGCTTTGCACCGCATGGGCTTTGTGCAAAAGGATTCGCAAGTTCATCTTGCTGTGGTTTACCCGTTTGAGAAGAAGATCAAAACAGAAAAAAGCCTCGACCTAGTTCAGCTCGAGGCCTCGATTGCCGCTCGCACAGGCTCTGCTTTGGTGGCAGAACTGGCTTGA